The Theileria orientalis strain Shintoku DNA, chromosome 2, complete genome genome has a window encoding:
- a CDS encoding uncharacterized protein (protein of unknown function DUF339 family protein): protein MSSSIISRSGIGLNGLYLSMPMLLGSLSTINTPIGIIRRKRITHTGTGSRITNTHTDGQRCKSDTNIYLRPCKSNDVNRICRWYSSESLELRKKRLLFRAMNTGMKELDLILPEFIRLNPDFIDANLSEFESFLDMETCTIYDILMGKVDYNEGNEVVYHIKSFVTSKYK from the coding sequence ATGTCTTCAAGTATCATAAGCAGGAGTGGCATTGGTCTGAATGGTTTATACCTCAGTATGCCGATGCTATTGGGTTCACTTTCTACTATCAACACACCAATTGGCATTATACGACGTAAAAGGATCACACATACTGGCACTGGAAGTCGCATTACTAACACACACACTGATGGTCAAAGGTGTAAAAGTGacacaaatatataccTTCGACCTTGTAAGTCGAATGACGTGAACCGTATCTGCAGGTGGTATTCATCAGAAAGTTTGGAGTTGAGAAAGAAGAGATTGCTATTCAGGGCAATGAATACGGGCATGAAGGAACTGGACTTGATACTGCCTGAATTCATCAGACTGAACCCTGACTTCATTGACGCTAATCTCAGTGAATTTGAGTCGTTTCTGGATATGGAAACGTGCACAATATATGACATTTTAATGGGAAAAGTAGACTACAATGAAGGAAATGAAGTTGTTTACCACATCAAGTCATTTGtaacaagtaaatataaataa
- a CDS encoding Diphthamide synthesis protein produces MGSELVSLHMTSFTIKTGKLSQLEEEYLDKLVLKSLPVNYNFELRKCVYRIRKDNYCCVALQMPEGLLAWAPEISEILQFFCPTLKEVIIMADVTYGACCIDDYTAKNLGCDLLIHYGHSCLVPVTEVGVNCLYIFVEITFSSQKLSNAIESSFKPDEHIIMMGTIQYSNVIREAVNIINKGGYFKYLIDVPQVSPLLPGEVLGCTSPIIDQNNLKVNENHKAESSVHDRAEVSHIIIFVADGRFHLESTLIQNPGIKLYRFDPFNKIFSEEAYDLDTLHSVRKKAILKATEARSVCIILSTLGRQGNVNILNNICSLLSERNIKHVKLLLSEITIDKILNLNVDCSIQIGCPRLSIDWGDSFPKPLLNPYEAYVAFKSIDYRQVYPMDYYSKSGGEWSNYTTNAKCCDKSNVRDAIRQRLLQRSLMARSIGYSK; encoded by the exons ATGGGTTCCGAATTGGTTTCTTTACATATGACCAGTTTCACCATTAAAACTGGCAAACTATCGCAACTGGAGGAAGAATACTTGGATAaacttgttttaaaatctctaccagtaaattataattttgaGCTTAGAAAATGTGTGTACAGAATAAGGAAGGATAACTATTGCTGTGTAGCCCTTCAGATGCCGGAAGGACTGCTCGCCTGGGCCCCTGAAATAAGCGAAATACTACAGTTCTTCTGTCCAACACTAAAAGAG GTTATAATCATGGCCGATGTCACGTACGGAGCATGTTGCATAGACGATTATACAGCAAAAAATCTGGGTTGCGACTTACTAATACACTACGGACACTCCTGTTTAGTGCCAGTTACAGAAGTTGGAGTAAATTGCCTTTATATTTTCGTTGAAATTACCTTTTCGTCTCAAAAGTTATCAAACGCAATTGAGTCGTCTTTTAAGCCGGATGAACACATCATAATGATGGGAACTATTCAGTACTCTAACGTTATACGTGAAGCAGtgaatattataaacaaaGGGGGGTACTTTAAGTACTTGATCGACGTGCCGCAAGTGTCTCCTCTGCTCCCAGGGGAGGTTTTGGGGTGCACATCGCCAATAATTGACcaaaataacttaaaagTAAACGAAAACCATAAAGCAGAGTCCAGCGTACACGACCGAGCTGAAGTATCGCACATCATAATATTCGTGGCCGACGGAAGATTTCACCTGGAAAGCACCCTAATTCAGAATCCAGGCATTAAGCTGTACCGCTTCGACCCGTTCAACAAG ATATTTTCCGAGGAGGCATACGATTTGGACACTTTACACTCTGTAAGGAAGAAGGCAATTTTGAAGGCCACGGAGGCCAGAAGTGTGTGCATAATACTAAGTACACTCGGGAGACAAGGGAAcgtgaatatattaaataacatttgCAGCCTGTTGTCAGAAAGGAACATCAAGCACGTTAAACTGCTACTTTCTGAAATAACAATTGAcaaaatattgaatttgAATGTCGACTGCTCAATTCAG ATTGGATGCCCTAGACTATCCATTGATTGGGGAGATTCTTTCCCTAAGCCGCTTTTGAACCCATACGAGGCCTATGTAGCCTTCAAGAGCATAGACTACAGACAGGTGTACCCTATGGACTACTACTCTAAGTCGGGAGGGGAGTGGTCGAATTACACAACCA ATGCCAAGTGTTGCGATAAGTCAAACGTGCGCGATGCCATTAGGCAGAGGTTGCTGCAAAGATCCTTAATGGCAAGGAGCATTGGATATTCGAAATAA
- a CDS encoding uncharacterized protein (YT521-B-like protein family protein), which yields MDLSKYFYKNAPHIKAKSLYSHKRNRYYFLKTSDKDLIVTSLEYDIWSTKPYNEKRLAKDYEDKYNVVLIISSGEALLGYALMKSKPGGASKSRSKFPSVKFDGHLFDIGWIRCLELSAKEYSHLNNKYNNDRSIASSKNGDEIDRENGYELCRLFEKRFVKLLKSHTPTLSHQGLPTTMIPPLPVMATRPGKLGMAPIPGMPNVLPEIPSNFILSKNHIESMMKMNNRSIHDITKMQRTLKGASVYSLDMAAEFNPALIIFPVDLSNMSYDTYISIYNCSHEYWLKMPEDFDFLTLTSFKT from the exons ATGGACCTTTCaaagtatttttataaaaatgcTCCGCACATAAAGGCAAAATCGCTAT ATTCGCACAAAAGGAACAGGTATTATTTCTTAAAGACCTCCGATAAGGATCTCATTGTGACCAGCTTGGAATATGATATTTGGAGTACGAAACCGTACAATGAGAAGAGGCTGGCTAAGGACTAtgaagataaatataacgTAGTACTGATAATATCATCGGGCGAAGCGCTCCTGGGATACGCCCTGATGAAGTCGAAGCCAGGAGGAGCCTCAAAGAGCAGAAGTAAGTTCCCGAGTGTTAAGTTTGACGGGCACCTGTTTGACATCGGATGGATAAGGTGCCTGGAGTTGAGCGCAAAAGAGTACTCGCACCTcaacaacaagtacaacaacGACAGGTCAATAGCCTCCAGCAAAAATGGAGATGAAATAGACAGAGAGAACGGATATGAGTTGTGCAGGCTGTTTGAAAAGAGGTTTGTAAAACTACTCAAAAGCCACACGCCGACGCTGAGTCATCAGGGGTTACCAACGACCATGATTCCACCACTTCCGGTCATGGCGACGAGGCCGGGTAAACTAGGCATGGCGCCGATACCAGGAATGCCAAACGTGCTTCCTGAGATCCCGTCAAACTTCATTCTCTCCAAAAACCATA TCGAAAGTatgatgaaaatgaacaaCAGGAGCATCCACGACATCACGAAGATGCAGAGGACGCTGAAGGGCGCGAGCGTGTACTCCCTTGACATGGCAGCTGAGTTTAACCCAGCACTGATAATATTCCCAGTGGACCTGTCTAACATGTCATACGatacatatatatctatatataaCTGTTCACACGAATACTGGCTTAAAATGCCCGAAGACTTTGACTTCCTGACGCTGACGAGTTTTAAAACATAG
- a CDS encoding small nuclear ribonucleoprotein associated protein b, with the protein MAGKNTRMQHWLQYNVRVTLKDNRKFVGTLVAFDRHMNLVLSDCEEFRMTLGKDKNRTEIKRTLGFVLLRGENIVSFTAKSPANPLHMGYGVGPGKAAPAGRGAPLMVGVGPGMPPIAPNASALQAPMRGLIGSAPAQLQPTGVQGTMPPMSN; encoded by the exons ATGGCTGGAAAGAATACCCGTATGCAACATTGGTTGCAATATAACGTCAGAGTCACCCTAAAGGATAACCGAAAATTCGTCGGAACACTGGTCGCCTTCGATAGACACATGAACTTGGTTTTATCAGATTGTGAGGAGTTTCGAATGACTTTAGGGAAGGACAAAAACAGAACC GAGATAAAGCGCACCCTTGGCTTCGTGCTACTGAGGGGAGAGAACATAGTTTCATTTACAGCAAAGTCGCCTGCGAATCCCTTACACATGGGATACGGCGTGGGACCCGGAAAGgcagcaccagcaggaAGGGGAGCACCGCTGATGGTCGGCGTGGGCCCTGGGATGCCTCCAATAGCTCCGAACGCATCCGCACTTCAGGCACCAATGCGTGGCCTAATTGGAAGCGCTCCGGCACAGCTGCAGCCGACGGGTGTGCAGGGAACAATGCCGCCCATGTCCAACTAA
- a CDS encoding uncharacterized protein (peptidase S16, ATP-dependent protease La family protein): MMLQNTSLGLYRGCRIISRCIPHGCRGNLGTRSYATIPVLNNFQRLNLLSVHRNSYSKLLVDRSYSTKNGDKNSKFDKNLSDLDNIDEEDNKMDINDEFIDEEPELLDGKSRVFDSGKRSKLVKRPSDIIIDIVTKGKQKFGRQAQSGKIRRRPIPLENQDDVSDLSERSKEKSMASPKELMSRDDEDNDNEDDDGDRDDIKPMKSEDLVLTQITLPVVHIPNSKRVHALPALGLYRKPAFPGFYQVLQVQDQNVIKCLSNVKQNSGHDYIGGFMTKTDPTGISSNSGTMNNQLNSAPVLRDDAGAVKSHTDLHIYGTLLQIITITPNFNFQGGQVILMPHKRIKMTGIHSEPSENNPLFRVAVEYVEDTPKHFEDSSVTKALHLEIMATVKELIKTSNFYKEQFDQIIRFYNLDYPTRLADLIAGISLAKRDQLQNILAELNIDKRLTMVLEITKKDLEFARIQNDVNLQLEEKLSKDQRRYILTEQMKMIKKELGMDSDDKTNIIEQFEKMYKNVKAFMSDESRVSYNSGINRLKHLESNSAEFGVWRSYMEWLLYLPWGKYTVESRDIHKAKRILDSHHFGLNDVKTRLLEFMATNILKGDPKGSANAKTESANSNNSVGQSDGAKNKDKDTGKEKKDNKNEHGKIICLIGPPGVGKTSIAIAMAESLNRKLYRFSLGGMFDIAEIKGHRRTYVGSLPGKFVQALKYTNTLNPLIILDEIDKLGRDTRGDPASALLEALDPSQNMNFRDYYLDIPIDLSQVLFVCTANSTDTIPAPLLDRMELINIPGYLPEEKMMICKHFLIPASMRATGLSAELIKIEDDAVDRIIKQYSREAGVRNLLKCIEKIHRKVALNLVMSNTPKTSDGGEHGDGNETVASASDMSAAGASRGVNVDGVVSGGVTGGDNVDGVGTSDTGGVTSGASTNAAKDGFPSGDANSDGTATSPISVESIKSNSGLTVVTEDDVITYLGVPIYNKESFHPYPLPYGVVMGLAWTNAGGATMYVEAHGQMMDKYGNLIEPNRSKDGGGQEGEETEAGDRKSDRDDGQARELKGKGSLKITGHLGNVMTESAQIALTYCKTFIRKHQPRNIFLDEADIHIHVPEGATPKDGPSGGITMACALISIAAKKRLKPSLAMTGELTISGKILRIGGIKEKLIAAIREDVGTVILPMANKPDFDELDASIKDKVRVVFVNVFDDVYESAFE; this comes from the exons ATGATGCTTCAAAACACGAGTTTGGGCCTATATAGGGGATGTCGTATCATCTCGAGGTGTATTCCTCACGGTTGCAGAGGTAACCTGGGAACTAGAAGTTATGCAACGATTCCAGTTCTAAATAATTTCCAGAGGTTGAATTTGTTATCGGTACATAGAAATTCATACTCCAAATTACTGGTGGATAGAAGCTATTCCACAAAAAACGGAGATAAGAACTCCAAATTCGACAAGAATCTTTCAGATTTAGATAACATCGACGAAGAAGACAATAAAATGGATATAAATGATGAATTTATTGATGAAGAACCGGAGTTACTGGATGGAAAGTCACGAGTGTTTGATTCTGGGAAAAGAAGTAAATTGGTGAAGAGGCCGTCTGATATAATTATTGATATTGTCACAAAAGGCAAGCAGAAGTTCGGAAGGCAGGCACAGAGCGGAAAGATAAGGAGAAGACCAATCCCCCTGGAGAATCAAGATGATGTGTCGGACTTATCGGAACGGAGTAAGGAAAAGAGCATGGCAAGCCCGAAGGAACTTATGAGTAGAGACGATGAGGACAACGACAATGAGGACGATGATGGCGACAGGGATGACATTAAGCCGATGAAGAGCGAGGACCTGGTGCTGACGCAAATCACGCTCCCAGTCGTGCACATTCCGAACTCGAAGAGGGTGCACGCGCTGCCGGCGCTAGGGCTGTACAGGAAGCCGGCGTTCCCAGGCTTCTACCAGGTGCTGCAGGTGCAGGACCAGAACGTGATCAAGTGCCTGTCGAACGTGAAGCAGAACTCGGGCCACGACTACATCGGAGGATTCATGACGAAGACGGATCCGACGGGAATCTCGAGCAACAGCGGCACGATGAACAACCAGCTGAACAGCGCGCCAGTCCTGAGGGACGACGCGGGAGCAGTGAAGTCGCACACGGACCTGCACATCTACGGCACGCTGCTGCAAATCATCACGATCACGCCGAACTTTAACTTCCAGGGCGGCCAGGTGATCCTGATGCCGCACAAGAGGATCAAGATGACGGGAATACACTCGGAGCCCTCGGAAAACAACCCGCTCTTTAGAGTGGCGGTGGAGTACGTGGAGGACACGCCGAAGCACTTCGAGGACTCCTCAGTGACGAAGGCGCTGCACCTGGAGATCATGGCGACGGTCAAGGAGCTGATCAAGACCTCGAACTTCTACAAGGAGCAGTTCGACCAGATAATAAGGTTCTACAACCTCGACTACCCGACGAGGCTCGCGGACCTGATCGCAGGAATATCGCTGGCGAAGCGCGACCAGCTGCAGAACATACTGGCGGAGCTGAACATAGACAAGAGGCTGACGATGGTTTTGGAGATCACGaagaaggacctggagttCGCGAGGATCCAGAACGACGTGAACCTGCAGCTGGAGGAGAAGCTCTCGAAGGACCAGAGAAGGTACATCCTGACTGAGCAGATGAAGATGAtcaagaaggagctgggCATGGACTCGGACGACAAGACGAACATAATTGAGCAGTTCGAGAAGATGTACAAAAACGTGAAGGCCTTCATGTCCGACGAGAGCAGGGTCTCCTACAACAGCGGCATCAACAGGCTGAAGCACCTGGAGTCGAACAGCGCGGAGTTTGGAGTCTGGCGGTCGTACATGGAGTGGCTGCTCTACCTGCCCTGGGGAAAGTACACGGTGGAGTCCAGGGACATTCACAAGGCGAAGCGGATTTTGGACTCGCACCACTTCGGCCTCAACGATGTTAAGACGCGCCTGCTGGAGTTCATGGCGACGAACATACTGAAGGGGGACCCGAAAG GAAGCGCAAATGCTAAGACTGAATCGGCAAATTCAAATAACTCAGTAGGTCAATCGGATGGagcaaaaaacaaagataAGGACACTgggaaggaaaagaaggacAATAAGAATGAGCACGGGAAGATCATATGTTTGATAGGGCCGCCAGGAGTGGGAAAGACGTCAATAGCAATAGCGATGGCAGAGTCGCTTAACAGGAAGCTGTACAGGTTCTCACTGGGAGGAATGTTTGACATAGCGGAAATCAAGGGGCACAGAAGAACGTATGTAGGGTCGCTGCCAGGAAAATTCGTGCAGGCCTTGAAGTACACGAACACGCTGAACCCACTCATCATACTGGACGAGATTGACAAGCTGGGCAGAGATACCAGAGGGGACCCGGCGTCGGCACTGCTTGAAGCACTGGACCCATCGCAGAACATGAACTTCAGAGACTACTACCTGGACATACCAATAGACCTGTCGCAGGTGCTGTTCGTGTGCACGGCGAACTCGACGGACACGATACCGGCGCCGCTGCTGGACAGGATGGAGCTGATCAACATACCGGGGTACCTGCCCGaggagaagatgatgatATGCAAGCACTTCCTGATACCGGCGTCAATGAGGGCGACGGGGCTGAGCGCGGAGCTGATAAAGATCGAGGACGACGCAGTGGACAGGATAATAAAGCAGTACTCGCGAGAAGCAGGGGTGAGGAACCTGCTCAAGTGCATCGAAAAAATACACAGGAAGGTTGCACTCAACTTGGTGATGTCAAACACGCCAAAAACGAGCGACGGTGGAGAACACGGTGACGGCAACGAGACTGTTGCGTCAGCAAGTGATATGTCAGCAGCTGGTGCAAGTAGAGGGGTAAATGTTGATGGTGTTGTTAGTGGCGGAGTTACAGGAGGTGATAATGTTGATGGTGTTGGCACTAGTGATACTGGTGGAGTTACCAGTGGAGCCTCAACCAATGCTGCCAAGGATGGTTTTCCAAGTGGCGATGCCAACAGTGATGGCACAGCAACTAGTCCCATTTCTGTTGAAAGCATAAAGAGTAACAGCGGCCTAACAGTGGTCACCGAGGACGACGTCATAACGTATTTGGGAGTCCCGATCTACAACAAGGAGTCGTTTCACCCGTACCCGCTGCCGTACGGAGTGGTTATGGGCCTGGCCTGGACCAACGCGGGAGGAGCAACGATGTACGTGGAGGCGCACGGCCAGATGATGGACAAGTACGGGAACCTGATAGAGCCGAACCGTTCGAAGGACGGTGGGGGCCAGGAAGGGGAAGAGACTGAGGCCGGTGACAGGAAGTCGGATCGCGACGACGGCCAGGCGAGGGAGCTGAAGGGCAAGGGCAGCCTGAAGATAACGGGACACCTGGGCAACGTGATGACGGAGAGCGCGCAGATAGCCCTGACCTACTGCAAGACCTTCATCAGGAAGCACCAGCCGAGGAACATCTTCCTCGACGAGGCGGACATCCACATACACGTGCCCGAGGGCGCGACGCCGAAGGACGGGCCGAGCGGCGGCATCACGATGGCCTGCGCGCTGATATCCATTGCGGCCAAGAAGCGGCTGAAGCCGTCGCTGGCGATGACCGGGGAGCTGACGATATCGGGCAAGATCCTGCGGATCGGCGGCATCAAGGAGAAGCTCATTGCTGCGATCAGGGAGGACGTGGGCACGGTCATCCTGCCGATGGCCAACAAGCCCGACTTCGACGAGCTCGACGCCAGCATCAAGGACAAGGTGCGCGTCGTCTTCGTGAACGTGTTTGACGACGTCTACGAGAGCGCTTTCGAGTAA
- a CDS encoding Mg protoporphyrin IX chelatase, which yields MEENSNKALEQTEREELKHFINIIYAFMSYKRDGSVDVERIYRSFNLLSGDDKALLIESPPSRTIKILKALIKNQDFIIAMISGIVDLEKYTGKLDKFYAGNKYTDEEVKKEVIHIIRNTPFCNCPDDLEDDEIKPTSDPLVLQRNVNWVRSTLRQFVRDWSVEGEKERDQCFRPLLDALQRRVPIRDLEDPPLILCPGSGLGRLPFEVLRLGYSSQGNEFSYFMLIGICLIAHFFVGSHFVINHAIRPNAFKIYPYCLDTSNRISKEDHLKEVDIPDVSPGEFKLDRQKFSICAGEFIEAYEGFSEHFDGVLTSFFLDTAKNIISYIRTIARLTKRGALWANMGPLLYHYADLTHNSIELPWEEVRTIISNWFTIDNFDVKEAYYTSNSLSMMKTQYKCIYFEATRNEVPVSGQSNTF from the exons ATGGAAGAAAATAGTAACAAAGCTCTCGAGCAGACTGAACGTGAAGAGCTTAAGCACttcattaatataatatacgCTTTTATGTCGTACAAACGGGACGGCTCAGTCGACGTCGAAAGGATATACAGGTCGTTCAACCTGCTTTCAGGGGACGACAAGGCCTTGCTGATTGAATCCCCGCCATCTAGGACGATAAAAATACTGAAGGCGCTGATTAAAAACCAAGATTTTATAATCGCAATGATATCTGGGATCGTGGACTTAGAAAAATACACGGGGAAATTGGATAAATTTTACGCAGGAAACAAGTACACCGACGAGGaggtgaagaaggaagtCATACACATAATAAGAAATACGCCATTTTGCAACTGCCCGGACGATTTGGAGGACGATGAGATAAAGCCAACCAGCGACCCGCTGGTCTTGCAGAGGAACGTGAACTGG GTCCGATCTACGCTCCGCCAGTTCGTGAGGGATTGGTCGGTTGAAGGAGAGAAGGAGCGCGACCAGTGCTTCAGGCCACTCCTGGATGCACTGCAGCGGAGAGTTCCAATAAGAGACCTCGAAGATCCACCACT GATTCTCTGTCCCGGTTCTGGGTTGGGAAGACTCCCCTTCGAGGTCTTGAGGCTCGGCTACTCGAGTCAGGGTAACGAGTTCTCGTACTTTATGCTAATAGGTATTTGCCTCATTGCCCATTTCTTTGTAGGTTCACACTTCGTTATAAACCACGCCATCAGGCCCAACGCCTTTAAAATATACCCGTATTGCTTAGACACCAGCAACAG GATATCTAAAGAGGATCACCTGAAGGAGGTTGACATACCTGACGTATCTCCAGGAGAATTTAAACTCGATCGCCAAAAATTCTCAATATGTGCAGGGGAGTTCATAGAGGCTTACGAGGGGTTCTCGGAGCACTTCGACGGGGTCCTAACGTCCTTCTTCCTGGACACCGCCAAGAACATCATTTCGTACATCAGGACGATCGCGCGTCTGACCAAAAGGGGGGCCCTCTGGGCGAACATGGGACCCCTGCTGTATCACTACGCAGACCTGACGCACAACTCAATAGAGCTCCCCTGGGAGGAAGTGAGAACGATAATCTCAAACTGGTTCACAATAGACAACTTTGACGTTAAAGAGGCGTACTATACATCAAACTCGTTGAGCATGATGAAAACGCAGTATAAATGTATCTACTTCGAGGCGACCAGAAACGAGGTTCCGGTTAGCGGGCAATCgaatacattttaa
- a CDS encoding splicing factor, with protein sequence MSSWMGSENDSSLFIFLSSPICFEMFQPRNFTKGDDNNPILVGKEKELYESKNWPKSFSKPVNITKVRIDAFKPWITKRVSELMGVEDDIVVDYCIGQLKDLGESDAKRNSQLAGDGGAVFNEKPKLDPKRLQISLTGFMAKKAGVFVRELWDLLLSAQDSEHGIPQLFIDEKKQELKGQRRPQAQSTRPLRRRTEQPLQAGEERAGALQGEAPSPRQG encoded by the exons ATGTCAAGTTGGATGGGGTCGGAAAAc GATTCTTCTCTGTTCATCTTCCTTTCATCGCCAATTTGTTTCGAAATGTTCCAGCCTAGGAATTTCACCAAGGGGGATGATAATAACCCTATTTTGGTCgggaaggaaaaggagttaTACGAATCCAAAAACTGGCCGAAGTCGTTCTCGAAACCGGTCAATATAACCAAGGTTAGGATTGACGCCTTTAAACCCTGGATCACAAAGCGTGTATCTGAGCTCATGGGCGTGGAAGATGACATTGTTGTAGACTACTGTATTGGTCAGCTGAAGGATCTTGGAGAGTCCGACGCCAAGAGGAATTCGCAGCTCGCAG gCGACGGTGGAGCGGTATTCAATGAAAAACCGAAGCTTGACCCGAAACGACTTCAGATCAGCCTAACGGGGTTTATGGCCAAGAAGGCAGGCGTGTTTGTGCGGGAGCTCTGGGACCTGCTCCTGTCCGCCCAGGATAGTGAGCACGGCATCCCTCAGCTGTTTATCGACGAGAAGAAACAGGAGCTTAAGGGCCAG AGACGACCACAGGCACAATCGACACGACCACTCCGACGGCGAACTGAACAGCCACTCCAAGCGGGAGAGGAGAGAGCGGGAGCCCTCCAGGGAGAGGCCCCGTCGCCACGACAGGGATGA
- a CDS encoding 50S ribosomal protein L9 → MFIIGNTIILLLTLAVVANAFVANFKCSSSSTSLLPYRTSKKEDSLTFDGNSPQIGLRKYRSTHLEARKKYTHVQVTLERDTPNVGKKGEIVYVTQNYAFNYLVPFGFARYTTRSELVGLALDRNYKECLQNIRRTSALQLKEKLGKDLVLEFEVPCSNADKTKLNAPLRPVHIINKLRSMMLLGPLDMLREQDIKIHTESGYILKYGTFKVTLVLDENIESSIKVKVQDIPVDVIINNDQLQI, encoded by the exons ttgttCATCATAGGAAATACTATAATTCTGTTGCTCACACTGGCTGTTGTAGCTAACGCCTTTGTAgccaattttaaatgtagttCTAGTTCAACATCTCTGTTGCCCTATCGCACCTCGAAAAAAGAGGATTCCTTGACATTTGACGGAAACAGCCCCCAAATAGGCCTTAGAAAATACAGGTCTACACACCTTGAAGCCAGGAAAAAGTATACTCACGTTCAAGTAACGCTCGAAAGAGATACACCTAACGTTGGAAAGAAAG GGGAGATTGTGTACGTGACGCAGAATTACGCATTCAACTACCTCGTTCCGTTTGGATTCGCAAGATACACAACGAGATCGGAGTTGGTGGGTCTGGCACTGGATCGCAACTACAAGGAGTGTCTGCAGAACATAAGGAGAACGTCGGCGTTGCAGCTTAAGGAAAAGCTGGGAAAGGACCTGGTGCTGGAGTTTGAAGTGCCATGTTCTAACGCGGACAAGACAAAGCTGAACGCCCCGCTGAGACCAGTGCacataataaataagctgAGGAGCATGATGCTTCTAGGGCCACTTGACATGTTGAGGGAGCAGGATatcaaaatacacacagaGTCAGGGTACATACTCAAATACGGAACGTTCAAAGTCACGCTAGTGCTGGACGAAAACATAGAGTCCTCAATAAAGGTAAAGGTGCAGGACATACCAGTGGATGTGATAATCAACAACGATCAGCTGCAAATATAA
- a CDS encoding dual-specificity phosphatase, translating into MTKIIPGLHVGSFIEANYLFSAKNDSKTDDDGRKKDSEPDSIDNVKEAVITVCQDVPYWCSTHCSKSTTHFSILNESLSKLYHDHVKNPYVNLHFDLVYRRVSDDDEFEAEPTYVVHSIIDADDKPDETFFMAFKFSYELIDYFLSIEKGFVLVHCMLGLCRSTSLICSYLMRKWNKRFMDVKRYMKQVHPKTAISHYFEYQMILYYKNGFRIEDEGFFYNHYMKTLDNYLMNRHNLSFNLDTDPDPQFVYSCKVCRETLFCDNNIIRHDADPGTPGRALSSSDDCNSIFIEPMTWMKELESPNGKLFCSNSRCNSKLGSFSWHGRKCSCGHLQVPAFQVQLSKVDRFNYSDGSHLPGKDSNLQVK; encoded by the exons ATGACTAAAATAATACCGGGTTTACACGTCGGTAGCTTCATTGAGgcaaattatttattctcaGCCAAAAATGATAGCAAAACCGATGATGATGGAAGGAAAAAGGATTCTGAGCCGGATTCCATTGATAACGTGAAGGAAGCCGTCATAACAGTCTGCCAGGACGTTCCATATTGGTGCTCAACGCACTGCTCAAAGTCgactacacattttagtaTTTTGAACGAATCTTTATCGAAACTATATCACGACCACGTCAAAAACCCTTACGTGAATCTTCACTTCGACCTCGTTTACCGGAGGGTCTCTGACGATGATGAGTTTGAAGCTGAGCCCACCTACGTCGTCCACTCAATTATTGACGCCGACGATAAGCCCGACGAGACCTTCTTCATGGCCTTCAAGTTCTCCTATGA GCTCATAGACTATTTTCTCTCCATTGAAAAGGGCTTCGTCTTGGTCCACTG CATGCTCGGACTCTGCAGAAGCACTTCCCTTATATGCTCCTATCTGATGCGGAAGTGGAACAAGAGGTTTATGGACGTGAAGAGGTACATGAAGCAGGTTCACCCCAAGACCGCCATCAGTCACTACTTCGAGTACCAAATGATCCTGTACTATAAAAACGGCTTCAGGATTGAGGACGAGGGGTTCTTTTACAACCACTACATGAAGACTCTCGACAACTACCTGATGAACAGGCACAACTTAAGCTTCAACCTGGACACTGACCCTGACCCGCAGTTCGTCTACTCCTGCAAGGTGTGCAGGGAGACTCTGTTCTGCGACAACAACATAATAAGGCACGACGCTGACCCTGGCACTCCCGGCCGCGCCCTTTCCTCTTCCGACGACTGCAACAGTATTTTCATCGAGCCCATGACTTGGATGAAGGAGCTCGAGTCCCCCAACGGCAAACTGTTTTGCAGCAACTCCAGGTGCAACTCTAAACTCGGCTCATTTTCTTGGCACGGTCGCAAGTGTTCCTGCGGCCATCTTCAGGTTCCTGCCTTCCAGGTTCAGTTGTCCAAGGTCGACAGGTTCAACTACAGCGACGGCAGCCACCTCCCCGGCAAGGATTCCAATTTACAGGTAAAGTGA